TGACAGGCGTGACAAACAAACaagaaaaaacaataacaacattTAAATTTATGGAAACCTTTTGACATCATTTGTTGCTTTCTTGACGGATCACAGGATGAATTTCGCTCTAAAACAAATAAAGTGGAAGCAAAGCTTAAAACACATTTGGGGTTTCATACCAACTAAAGTATGTAATTGAAAGTTTGGTTTAACCATTGCTCGTATATGTTACCAGATTTTTCAAAATGGCAAAAAACCTTTATACCAATAAACTTTGGCTGAGAAACCACCATTTTCACTTTAATCATATCATgacataataaatttaaaaaaaaactaatatcTGCAAACTCTTTTGACGCCAGCATTCCCACACTAACATATGATGTCGTATGAAAAAAGTGGACAGCTGGAACCTTGACAACAATCTGAAATACTTATCGTAAACCTACAACGCCAATATTTTTGTCAGATAGATCTTTGCCTATTGTTCATGTAAATTTCTGTCAGTGGCTGCAATCTGTAGTTGAAATTAGCTGGCTAAGAATAACGAATTGAAAAGCAAAACTACCGTAGAATAGCAGACTTTCAAAATACACTAGCGATTATATATCTTGGAAATGCTGAAAGAGCTTCAATAAGCTTTGTGCTTTATCAAAGATTTTGTAGGCTGCAATGCAAGGAGAGGTAGGAGTGGGATATATTGCAGTCTATCATGGCTCATGTATAAACGGGCTGTGACCATGATCGAGTCATGAAACAAACCTGACAGGCCTTCAAGTTTATAACCACAAAGTGTTATGGAAGACAACTTCAATAATTGTAATCATAAGAAACCCTAAAGAAGGCAAAGATAACTTCAGAGGAGCTGACAAGTTTAGCAAAACCTAAATACACTTACTTGTTTATAACAAGAGAAAACTGTATATGGTGAGACTAAACAGCCGTTGGTTTTGTAAGAGGCTCTGAAGCTCTACAAAAATAACCCAAACCTTGCAAGAGTTGCCCTTGTAACATAGAacacaacaaaaaatatatataccagCTGAATGCTAAAACTGATTCAAGCTGAGCATGTTGTTGCTAACCTTAATATTGTTACCAAGGCAGAAGGTTGTTTCTATCATCAAGCGTAGACAAAAACAAAATGACTGTGAAACAATCAGAGTCAAAAGTTGATGACCTCCTGTATGTGGTGATTAATGATATTATTTATGAATGCCCAGAAATGTACCGGCAAATattgaataaagaaaagctACTGATTATTTTGAAAGTATGAAAACTACAGCGCGAGTTACAAACCCAtagaattaaaaataaaataataaaatgtgggAAATTTCATGACATACTGTAGTTGATTATTTGTTAACCCGCATTTTACTTGATCTGGCAGTTGAGGGCGCCGAGGGAAGTCATCAGATGCtccgataaagcacagataatagatatacagtgaaacatggataactcgccctcggatatagcgaacacatggttaactcgactggatttgcttagtccgttcccacgcaataataaatggctctatataactcgaattcaacactgttataacgaactgttttttgcccaacggctaccgaaacggttgctatcgctttagaaaatcactttatttcaagccatagaggtaaacctcaacttttcgtaattcataagcgtcgttattacctccatcggcaaaatatttttgtcaacgactgttctaaaggtttggtgaaatttgatttatacttctatacgatgaatagcacggctagccgggtcacgggcgcaaggattttcgccacacacatacaaaacaaaaacagcatgttgtttttgttttgtatttgcgtgacgaaaatccttgagtgcgtgacccggctagcccgtgatgaatagttttccgacgttgattccgtgttgaattaacgtcggaatgttgaatgtttaaaacgtcttaaaaaatgttgtaatcaaacgtatacgttgtcttagctaaaaaaactattcatcgtttgacctaaacacaaaatacgtgtgtacattcaataagtatccattcaaaaagcgtgagtgatatacaatgtaccgtaaaacctcgtaaaacttttaactgAACTGcttcggagtgttgctcttaacgaatcccaggtaaagtaaggtaatctttgcaaaaacttcaagaaagatcggcgaaattgatcgtgggtaaaacgctcaaaagaaaaagatgtcttttctttgagcatttcagcaacgatcaagttttgccaatgtcaatctaaaaaacgtcctggcaataacatcacctcaaacaacaaaccaatctcaagtgatagaaaaatctctatactttttgataaaaacgttttaaactttacattagaagcatttaatttgaaacaagccatttgtgcttttgatttatattatagtttgtatatgttcatgtatctactaataaataagcaaatacatggacttgtgacagtgctctgataacttgaacactctgataattcgaacacttttgctcggtcccttgaagtttgagttatccgagtttcactgtatatgcaaCCGTTAAAGACTAACATAAAGAAGGTGTTTAAACAATCGCATgagcacggctcttattatagtaaaaattgtgctTATATTGACGAACCATTGACGTTAATTAAGGTTTGTCGATCAGTTTACTAGCTGGTAAGTCAGTTCTTTACACTTACACTTTACACAAGAGAAGTAACTATCTATATATAACAGTTATAGACTGGATACAAACCCTTGTGCATTCTTTCCAGCAGCTCCAGCGCTAGCACTTTGACCTTCCATGGTACCTATCGTGTACATAATTCAATGAGATCAACATAAATTGATTAGAGAACAACTAAAGAGTATATTATTTTTCATGCAAAATGATAATCAAAGAGAAAAGTCCCGCTTTTCTGTAATTCCTTTGGAAAGATTTATAACATAATAAGtattaatattagtaaataatatataatatgcaatataaagactaataaaaattattttttcttgtAATAATTCTATCTTTAATGTTTCTGTTGCATGCCCACTTTAAAAAGCTTGTAACTTCAAAAGCTGAAACTAATTGATGGTTCATCTTTTGTTTTGTACCAAATACTGTAAAGCTACTGCCCAAGTTCCTTTACTTGTTGGCAAAGAATAAAACTACTGGAGTAGAAGGCAATAAGAGTATATATTTGTGCAACCAATATTTGTAAAGATACCACAAATACACCATCAAAATCTAATGATCTGCAAAGTGTGAAACTTCTAGGTGCTCTGAACAGTCTGCAAGTGTCGAACTTGTCCTGCATGGCCTTGGTCACTCTTGTTCAGCTGGCTTCgctaataaaatgttatatCCTAATGATGTCCTTTTAAACAGCTGAGTAGGCATTTTCTCCAACTCAGCTACCGGCATTTTGGTTCTAGCTGAAGTGCGAGCTGCTGTCAACTCCCTAGCCACCTCAGCTTTGGTAAGGCAAAAGATCTGAACCGTTTCAACAAGCTCCGGCTTATTGATCTCCACCGACCAGTTGAGGTTCTTAAGAACCTTGAGTGAAGGAGATTCACTTTTTTGGTTAATTCTGGAGATTCAGGCTGGTTAGTAATGTTAGCTATCACCGTAAAAGGCACAAGCTTGTTTGCCTTTGGACGGTCGGTAAAAGGGTCAGCGCCTATCAGGTGTAGCTCAACATGGGTTTCTCTGTTGGGCAATTTGGTTGTAACTTCTCCTTCCTTACTACTAAAAGACCTCATTGACACATCCAGGACTGTCATGCCCGTGCTCTGACACAGGCAGAACAGAACTGGTCAGACCCCCAAACACAGGCTCCGCATCGGAGTCTGGTGGGCCCCCAAGCATTGTTCTGTCTCTAATAGCTCTATCTGGCTCAACATGTCTTCAAGAGAACTGATAGTCTTGTGACGGGTTCATAAGAATACTGTGAATTGTTGGGCTAATGAATATCCTGGACAGTATTGCTTCTCATGGTGTATGAGTGCAAATGACTTAGCCTAATTATACTTATCCTTCACCCTTAATCCCTTAATCCGGTACCTTCCTTTGCCCTTCTTATCCCTACGCAAATGTTTCTCAGGGTTGGCCATTACTATAGGACCCACCCATTCCCTATATCGAGGACGTGTTTTCATGATTATCCTTTTTCAGGTATCTGGGCGTTAGCTTCTTTTAAATCTTGTAGTAGtactaaataaatatgaatGGAGGCTCCTTCATTGTCATTTTGTCAGGGGTCCTTAAAGCAAACTTCATTCATGGCACATATCTGTCACCGATTGAGCGCGCTCTTTCTGGCTGAAGTCAGGATCCAAAATATCACTTTTGCCACCATTGTAAAAAATAGACCGTGTTTTCTACTTGCTCCCTAAGAATCAAACCACTTTACATGTACTACAAAGCAACAAGAATATACATTTTGCAGcagatatgtataaaaatacaaGTCAATAATCTATCAACATATATTTGACAACAGTGTAACACTTCCAGTTGCTCTGGTCTTGGTCACTTCTGTGGCCTCCTAAATGGCTCATGACTAGGCTTTGCTCCACTTCTAGGTTTTAAGGCAAACTCTTGGTCAGCTCGAAGCATTATTCAGGGCATTCTGTCTACTAGGTCAGGGCTCAGCTCAGTCTTGGCATCGGTTGCCGCTCAACAATTCTCCTGCTCGCAGCCCTGGCCCTAGTGATCGGCCATTTCAATACAGAGTACAGTAGAACCTTCCATTTCAAAAAGCCTGTACATGCAAAGTTTTCAAGTTGTGAAATGTCATATGGTACAAATTTTCCTTCAAATTCCAAATTTTAACATAAACCTACTTTATTACGAGAAAATCTTGTTTTCTGCCAAAGTTTCATTTCTAACACTAAAACATGCTTTTTTAGGTATAAAAGAAAATGTATGTAAATGCTAAACTCCTTTGCTCCCACCTGTTCGTTTTCTTATGGCAAATCCTGACAAAGCAACCATTCCGATAATCAGTACACCCGCCCCTACTGCGGCTCCGATGGTAGCTCCTGGTCCAAGATCTTTTTTATCCGCTCCTGCAGGATTGGTAGAGGTAGCACCAACCGATCGCCATTTGATATTCAAAGTTTCAGTTTTAGATTCCAATCCTGTTATAAGCACTACAGTTGTCAACACTTTGTTAGGCTACAGTATTACAGAAGAAATAAAATCAGAACTCCTGAAAGTCAACTTAATGATTGGATATGCTTGATGACCTGAGTcgtatgtaaaataataaagttgGTCAGAAATTGAGAGTTAATCTAACACACTACAACTTGCTCTACATTGGCCAGATGAATATTAGTGTGAAATTTGCTAAGCATGTTGCCAATTAAACATTTAAGCAAAACAATGCGTAGCTCGAGCCAAAATTGAAAATTCACATCGTTTGAGAAAAataatgaagtttaaaaaaaataattgaagCGTTGGATAAAAAGGTTTGTCACAAAGCAGTCATTCTATGTATAGTGGCGATCAGTGGTATGAATGACCGTTGAAGTGCTCTCAGACTCCTAGCCTCAGTTTAAAATCTGAACATCTGTGTGGTACCTGTTGGGTGGGGGCCTCTAAACATCTAGTATTTACTTCTCAGCTGTATTTATCTTTAATTTTGttgcttatttttatgttttgaaaaGTAGCTTAGTTCTTTATTGTGACTACTAGTAACTGTTACTGCtccaataaaattaaaattagtaTCTTCATTtcctttttaattattattgacacGATGTTGCAGTGTCCTATCAAAGTCTTTGGAAATTACATGTACAGcgtatttttatacatgtaatgtataaaaatgtgcaaatttttataaaacgtGTAATTTCCAACTTCTTTAAATAGGTTTTCGTTTttcaataatacatgtacatcctaCTGTACATCAAGAGATTTTTgttaaatgtttgttttggcACAACATATGTTTTAGTGTTCTTTTTAATGCATATAAAAAGTAAGAAACAAAGAATTATACTTCATTTCGAAACAGATAAAACAAACAACTGCATTATTAGAAActaattgaaataatttaatagttGGGGACGGTTTATTTTACTTCCGTAATTGTTTACAAAATAGagaataataatttttgttagAAGCGCTAACAACATTCACCAATGAGATCGCGCTGTAAAGCTAACTGATGTAGTTAATGCCAAGGTATAAGACAATTCATATAGTAAATCTATCCTGTAATAAAATATAGCATACCTGTCCCTGGAACAGTTCCAGTGCAAGACATCATTTGTTCGTCTCCATCATTTGCAGAATCAGCAGGAATAACAGTTTCTCCACCATTCCTTACTGTACAGACCTCATTACAGTCCCACGTGATGGTAACACCAGCTCCAATAATACCACATTTAAGTGGCTGATCATAACCTGGGTTGAGGGTCAGAGATCGTTCTCCAGAATGTCCTTCGTCAAAGTCAAtatctaaaaaataaaacttgatcgtaaTACTTTGACAATCTAATTACTAAAACATTCCATAACGGTCATATTTCCAAGTCTCTGACAATGTATTGATAGAatttcttttcattttgtttcatAGAAAACAAAATTCATGATATAGCTAACTCTGTAGCGACCTATTAGTCCTTAAGCCAATTATCTTTATTACAACTGCAACTGAAAATTAGTTTGCATTAGCTAAATTGAAAGATTGAACCagaaataacatatatatatatatatatatatatatatatatatactaataaatcatttaaaagcaatacttatcttttttcagctactgtcagtttcatgatattctcattcgtcaggctgtgttgGAAGAGATTCcaacacagcctgacgaatgagaatatcatgaaactgacagtagctgaaaaaagataagtattgcttttaaatgatttattagtatatagctgctccaatatatttgttgagcactctaattttagtaatactagcccataattcttaggaatttatagtttatatatatatatatatatatgcctaatAGCTAAAAGCAAAACATTGCACAAATGGTAAAAACAATTTAAGAACAGTGGAATGTAGAGTAAATGACAAAGACTAAACCACAGACAAATACATATGATCATTAAAGCAACAAAAACAGTTtacataatacaataaattgGTATCTCTAATGTTGCTATGCCCTTCTTTTATAAATGGCTAATACTCTTGCCATGCATTGAAACACTCGTACACTTACATCGTGGCTCCAGAGTGACTTCTTGTTTGACAATATCAGGATAGGCATTCTCAATTGATGAATGAGCCAT
The sequence above is drawn from the Watersipora subatra chromosome 5, tzWatSuba1.1, whole genome shotgun sequence genome and encodes:
- the LOC137396844 gene encoding uncharacterized protein translates to MLQYEVLRENMVIANTNTYSPTKDDRDGLTLKCRNMAHSSIENAYPDIVKQEVTLEPRYIDFDEGHSGERSLTLNPGYDQPLKCGIIGAGVTITWDCNEVCTVRNGGETVIPADSANDGDEQMMSCTGTVPGTGLESKTETLNIKWRSVGATSTNPAGADKKDLGPGATIGAAVGAGVLIIGMVALSGFAIRKRTGTMEGQSASAGAAGKNAQGFVSSL